From the Mahella australiensis 50-1 BON genome, the window ATGGAAGAAAGGGATATCAGGCCGTTTAGGAAAAATATGCAGATGATATTTCAAGATCCATATTCTTCATTGGATCCAAGGATGACTATATTGGATATAATAGGAGAGCCGCTGACCGTAAATAAGATGTTAACAAGAAGACAGTTAATAGACCGCGTAGAAGAGCTCATGGAGATCGTAGGTCTGGACAGGAAATATTTGCGGCGCTATCCGCATGCTTTCAGTGGTGGTCAAAGGCAAAGAATAGGCATTGCCAGAGCATTGGCTACTAATCCTAAATTTATTGTATGCGATGAGGCTGTTTCAGCGCTGGACGTTTCTGTACGTGCTCAAATATTAAACTTATTGTTGGATCTCCAAGAGAGATTTAAATTGAGTTATTTGTTTATCTCTCATGATTTAAGCGTGGTTCATCATGTGTCTCATCGCGTGTCGGTTATGTACGTAGGTAAAATCGTGGAAACCGCTAAAACCGATGAGCTTTATAGAAATCCTAAGCATCCCTATACAGAGGCATTGCTATCGGCTATTCCGAGGCCGAATCCGCATGTTAAGATGCAGCGGATAATCTTACCTGGGGAGGTAGCAAACCCTGCTGATCCTCCGCCTGGTTGTTATTTCCATCCGCGTTGTCGCTTTGCACAGGATATATGTTCCAAAGA encodes:
- a CDS encoding ABC transporter ATP-binding protein, with the protein product MDDTIVEVKSLKKYFPIRSGFWKRTTGYVKAVDDVNLYVRHGETLGLVGESGCGKTTLGRCILRAIDPTDGSVVFNVDGDKAVDVVTMEERDIRPFRKNMQMIFQDPYSSLDPRMTILDIIGEPLTVNKMLTRRQLIDRVEELMEIVGLDRKYLRRYPHAFSGGQRQRIGIARALATNPKFIVCDEAVSALDVSVRAQILNLLLDLQERFKLSYLFISHDLSVVHHVSHRVSVMYVGKIVETAKTDELYRNPKHPYTEALLSAIPRPNPHVKMQRIILPGEVANPADPPPGCYFHPRCRFAQDICSKEIPEFREIEKDHYVACHLAEQLMLQGVEI